The DNA segment ACCCTAAAGCGGCGGACCGAAGAATGGTTGACAGGATCCCTGCTACCGATTTTAGAAGAAATGCATTCCTTCCGGATGCACCTAACTCTAATACTTCCGCTGCAAATCAGCAAGGTGGATGGGCTAATAATACCAATCCTTTGTACACTACTGAAGCTGAATTTGATGCTGCAATTGCAGATATCAAGTCTACTTACGGGCTGGTATCAGGTCACAACACGCACCCTTACATGCACTTCAAGTTGAGAAATGCGAACCCAGGATCTATTGATCCTGACGATGTGATCTACATGCGAAGTGCAGAGATGTATCTAAACGAAGCAGAAGCAGAAGCGATGCAGGGAAATATTGCCGCTGCTCAAACTGCGCTACAAGCACTGGTTGGCACTAGGGATACTGGTTTTGATGCCACTACATTCACGACTACTGATGCATTGATGGATGAAATCATGTTCCAGAGACACTTAGAGCTATGGGGTGAAGGTTTCGGCTATACCGATCATATCCGATGGGATATCGGTGTTGATCATGCTGCTGACGGTGGTTCAGGAGCTTCTGAAGTATTGTATCAGGATGCATACCAGATCGCTCAACCTTCTATGAATGATGAGTGGATTTTCAAAATTCCTCAAGCAGAAATCGATGCGAATCCTAATTTGACAGGATCAGATCAGAACTAATTTGACTTTGAATAAAGCCATATATAGGTAGATTTTTTAATATTCGAAAAAGGTCGTCCAACAGATTGTTGAGGCGGCCTTTTTTTATGGTTTTTGATCAAAATGACCTGGCTTTTTGAGTTCCACGAAGTAATTGATTAAGGTCCTTTTGCCGGGTAGGTTACAATCGGTCAATTGGAATTGGAAGGTGGGGCAGCTACGGGTAATTTCACACCAAAATATTCATTCTATAATTCAATAGATATGCCAGAAGCCGGGATCATTTCCAAAGTAAGCCAGTTAAATTTTCAGGAGACCTACGACAAGTTAAAGCATGTCATCAGTGACAATCCGAATCTCAAACTCATTCTGGAGTTGGACCATCAGGCCAACGCCGCCTCCGTGGATCTCACTTTACCACCCACGCGAG comes from the Cytophagales bacterium genome and includes:
- a CDS encoding DUF302 domain-containing protein, with product MELEGGAATGNFTPKYSFYNSIDMPEAGIISKVSQLNFQETYDKLKHVISDNPNLKLILELDHQANAASVDLTLPPTRAIFFGNPRLGTHLMASGEFAALDLPQKIVVTEREGTITVAYNDPAYLKARHDIEGQDEVIQKIAGALDKITSVATQA